One Chitinophagaceae bacterium C216 genomic window carries:
- the udp gene encoding Uridine phosphorylase: MSRIAESELILNSRGAVYHLDLRPEEIADTVVTVGDPDRVKEFSKYFDTIEVKQQHREFVTHTGTIGGKRLTVLSSGIGPDNIDIVINELDALVNIDFETRQIKEQLSSINIIRVGTSGSLQEDIGVDEFVASTHGLGLDNLLSFYNKDKDNEEVELIQAFVTHTQLKSDPYITGASPSLLKHFTDGFHQGITVTCPGFYGPQGRVLRLGISNPHLIDRLTDFRFGPHRITNFEMETSAIYGLGKLLGHHCLALNAIVANRIKKEFTKDGKAAVERLIKKFLEIFVKNF; this comes from the coding sequence ATGAGCAGGATTGCAGAAAGTGAGCTTATACTGAATAGTAGAGGCGCAGTGTATCATCTCGATTTACGTCCGGAAGAAATTGCAGATACTGTTGTAACTGTGGGCGACCCTGATCGAGTAAAGGAATTTAGCAAATATTTTGATACAATAGAAGTAAAACAACAGCATCGAGAGTTTGTTACACATACCGGAACTATCGGAGGCAAAAGACTCACCGTGCTTTCATCCGGCATTGGACCCGATAATATAGATATTGTAATAAACGAACTGGATGCATTGGTGAATATCGATTTCGAAACCCGCCAGATTAAAGAACAATTATCCAGTATTAACATCATACGCGTAGGCACATCGGGTTCTTTACAAGAAGATATAGGAGTGGATGAATTTGTAGCATCTACTCATGGCCTCGGTCTCGACAACCTACTTAGTTTTTATAACAAGGACAAGGATAATGAAGAAGTAGAGTTAATACAAGCATTCGTTACGCATACCCAATTAAAAAGCGATCCCTACATCACCGGAGCCTCCCCTTCTCTGCTTAAACATTTTACAGACGGATTTCATCAAGGCATTACCGTGACCTGTCCGGGGTTTTATGGCCCTCAGGGACGTGTATTGCGTTTAGGCATTAGCAATCCTCATTTAATTGATCGCTTGACCGACTTCAGATTTGGTCCCCATCGTATTACCAATTTTGAAATGGAAACTTCTGCTATTTACGGTCTCGGAAAACTATTGGGACACCATTGCTTAGCTTTAAATGCGATCGTTGCCAATCGTATCAAAAAAGAATTTACAAAAGACGGTAAAGCTGCCGTTGAACGGTTAATAAAAAAGTTTTTAGAGATATTTGTCAAGAATTTCTGA
- the dapF gene encoding Diaminopimelate epimerase: MHFYKYQGTGNDFVIVDNREGKYHELSQETIHKICDRRFGVGGDGFMLLNNKEGYDFEMVYYNADGRLGTMCGNGGRCIVKFAYDMGIRRSEYKFWAVDGEHIATIQKGIVSLKMSNVSTIQQFEDHVILNTGSPHYVKQVTNLKEMNVFEEGRKIRYSDTFKKEGINVNFVEPINNHSWRVRTYERGVEDETYACGTGAAAVALAFSKEEPGKNSIDLEVLGGKLRVNYTKNEDGTFSDIWLKGPAEKVFEGTIDI; this comes from the coding sequence ATGCATTTTTATAAATATCAAGGTACCGGAAATGATTTTGTGATTGTGGATAACCGCGAAGGGAAATATCACGAGTTATCGCAAGAGACCATTCATAAAATTTGTGACAGAAGATTTGGCGTAGGTGGAGACGGATTTATGCTGCTCAATAATAAAGAAGGTTATGATTTTGAAATGGTATATTATAATGCTGACGGACGATTAGGTACTATGTGCGGCAATGGAGGACGATGTATTGTAAAGTTTGCTTATGATATGGGCATTAGACGCAGTGAATATAAATTTTGGGCAGTAGATGGGGAACATATTGCTACTATACAAAAAGGAATTGTTTCGCTAAAAATGTCGAATGTAAGCACCATACAACAATTCGAAGATCACGTTATCCTCAATACAGGTTCGCCCCATTATGTGAAGCAGGTAACCAACCTTAAAGAGATGAATGTATTTGAAGAAGGGAGAAAAATCAGATACAGCGATACTTTCAAGAAAGAAGGTATTAACGTAAATTTTGTGGAACCTATCAACAATCATAGTTGGCGTGTAAGAACATACGAACGAGGCGTGGAAGATGAAACTTATGCATGTGGTACTGGAGCCGCCGCAGTAGCTCTAGCCTTTTCGAAAGAGGAACCGGGGAAAAACAGTATTGACCTCGAAGTTCTGGGGGGAAAACTACGGGTTAATTATACCAAAAACGAAGATGGCACTTTCAGTGACATCTGGCTTAAAGGTCCTGCTGAAAAAGTATTTGAAGGTACAATAGATATATAA
- the rppH_2 gene encoding RNA pyrophosphohydrolase gives MIKAINLRVYGVLVNDKKQILVSDERIYYNNQEITKFPGGGLELGEGTIDCIIRECKEEIGIDVEVVDHLYTTDFFQQSAFNPEHQIISVYYLIKPLETLDIPVNNGSAVYPEEVSENFRFIDWYYFNEDVMTLPIDKKVAKLLKEKY, from the coding sequence ATGATAAAAGCTATCAACCTACGTGTGTATGGTGTGCTTGTAAATGACAAAAAGCAGATATTGGTGAGTGATGAACGGATATATTATAACAACCAAGAAATCACCAAGTTTCCCGGAGGTGGACTGGAATTAGGAGAAGGGACAATAGATTGCATTATTAGAGAATGTAAGGAAGAAATTGGTATTGATGTAGAAGTAGTAGATCATCTGTACACTACCGACTTCTTTCAGCAATCAGCTTTCAATCCCGAACATCAGATTATTTCTGTTTACTACCTCATAAAGCCTCTAGAAACTTTAGATATTCCGGTAAATAATGGTTCCGCAGTATACCCCGAAGAAGTATCGGAAAACTTTCGATTTATTGACTGGTATTACTTTAATGAGGATGTTATGACGCTGCCCATCGATAAAAAAGTTGCGAAGCTTCTGAAAGAAAAATATTAA
- a CDS encoding SusD-like protein P25 has product MRTSLYKICLLVSVVIITGSCKKLLDTPTKSSLDEAVIFSTPSLAEGAIAGVIQSFCETNSYRGRYLVYYGINTDCEVYNSLKSINDDRAWLSNYNTNVNNSQMNTDNNAWAKFYEGIERANLAIRGIRTYGDYKNNRDLAQILGEMLTLRAVVYNDLIKGWGDVPARFEPVTTETTYLPRADRDVIYKQLLEDLREAAELVAWPNETAATSTTERVNKAFVKGLRARIALAAGGYSQRANNEIRRSNDPDLAPEKMYQIAKQECLDVINSGTCRLLGFEEVFRTLCAETGQAGLESLWEIPFSEGRGRVIFDLGLRHTTTDKYTGQNRGGTNGPNPIMYYEYDKDDVRRDVTCVPYEWTNGVQVPTSLGRWQFGKYRYEWLPRRVTSSNDDGLNWMYMRYADVILMAAEAINELDGPQAAAPYLRMIRERAFPNNPEKVNAYMSAVTVSKEAFFNAIVKERALEFTGEMLRKADLIRWNLLSTKLNEAKVKLEQLENRTGPYASLPRNIYYKTADDGETVIIYGLNFGDTDEEGAALNYGNSKRWTMTASGDQVNYWDALFVRDPNLQQFWPIWQVFIDNSNGKLNNDGYNF; this is encoded by the coding sequence ATGAGAACCTCACTATATAAAATATGTTTGCTGGTTTCGGTAGTAATAATAACCGGATCCTGTAAGAAGCTGCTGGATACGCCCACCAAATCCTCTTTGGACGAAGCAGTAATTTTTTCCACGCCTAGCCTGGCGGAAGGAGCTATTGCCGGAGTAATCCAGTCTTTCTGTGAAACCAATTCCTATCGAGGTCGCTATCTGGTATATTATGGGATCAATACAGATTGTGAAGTGTATAACTCCCTCAAGTCAATAAACGATGATAGGGCCTGGCTATCGAATTATAATACCAATGTAAATAACAGCCAGATGAATACCGATAATAATGCGTGGGCAAAGTTTTATGAAGGTATAGAAAGAGCAAATCTGGCTATCCGAGGTATTAGAACTTATGGTGACTATAAAAACAATCGGGATTTAGCACAGATTCTCGGCGAAATGCTTACGTTGCGAGCTGTTGTTTATAACGATCTTATAAAAGGTTGGGGCGATGTGCCGGCACGTTTTGAACCGGTTACTACCGAAACCACTTATCTCCCAAGAGCAGACAGAGATGTGATTTACAAACAACTGCTGGAAGATTTAAGGGAGGCCGCAGAACTAGTGGCATGGCCTAACGAAACTGCAGCTACTTCTACCACTGAAAGAGTGAATAAAGCGTTCGTCAAAGGTCTTCGTGCGAGAATCGCATTAGCCGCGGGCGGATATTCTCAACGTGCCAATAATGAAATCCGTAGAAGTAATGATCCGGATCTAGCTCCCGAAAAAATGTATCAGATAGCTAAGCAAGAGTGCTTGGATGTGATTAATAGCGGTACTTGTCGCTTGCTAGGCTTTGAAGAAGTATTCAGAACACTATGTGCTGAAACCGGACAGGCAGGGCTTGAGTCTTTATGGGAAATTCCGTTCAGCGAAGGCCGCGGTCGCGTGATCTTTGATTTAGGTTTAAGACACACTACTACTGATAAATATACAGGGCAAAACCGTGGTGGCACTAATGGTCCTAATCCCATTATGTATTATGAATATGATAAGGATGATGTACGTCGTGATGTAACTTGTGTGCCTTACGAGTGGACTAACGGTGTTCAGGTGCCCACCTCATTAGGAAGATGGCAATTTGGAAAATACAGATATGAATGGTTGCCAAGACGTGTTACATCTTCTAATGATGACGGTCTGAACTGGATGTATATGCGCTATGCTGACGTAATTCTGATGGCAGCAGAAGCCATTAACGAGCTTGATGGTCCTCAGGCTGCAGCCCCTTATTTGAGAATGATTCGTGAAAGAGCGTTCCCTAATAATCCTGAAAAAGTAAATGCTTATATGTCTGCTGTTACTGTAAGCAAAGAGGCTTTCTTTAATGCTATCGTTAAGGAGCGCGCACTGGAGTTTACAGGAGAGATGCTTCGTAAGGCGGACTTGATCAGATGGAACTTATTAAGCACTAAACTGAATGAAGCTAAAGTAAAACTGGAGCAGTTGGAAAATAGAACCGGGCCTTATGCCTCATTACCCAGAAATATTTATTACAAGACTGCCGACGATGGTGAAACTGTTATTATTTACGGTTTGAACTTCGGTGATACTGACGAAGAAGGCGCAGCCCTTAATTATGGCAATAGTAAAAGGTGGACTATGACTGCATCTGGAGATCAGGTGAATTATTGGGATGCCCTATTTGTTCGGGATCCTAATTTACAACAGTTCTGGCCTATCTGGCAAGTATTTATTGATAATAGTAACGGTAAACTGAACAATGATGGGTATAACTTCTAA
- a CDS encoding TonB-dependent receptor P3 encodes MIKLFQFVFFLFICTISAWSQSREVKGTVLDETGAPLAGVTVTLSGTNTATVSDNAGSFTINVPRTGTQQLVFTATGFTSQTITVTSSVVNVVMARHIVTGDEVVVIGYGTSKRRDLTGAVATMSGRDLAKIPVANPSEALSGRLAGVQVTTTEGSPDAEVKIRVRGGGSITGDNSPLLIVDGFPVNSISDIAPGDIESIDVLKDASSTAIYGSRGANGVIIITTKSGKAGKFRLNYNGYGGYRKLANKLTVLDPLDYVKWQYERALLDNKLDETFTRYLGNWQDIDLYAEAQPNDWLEQVFGRIGHTMNHNLSMNGGSDKLRYAASYTHISDKAIMLSSGFTRDNLTLKLNAKPHAKVTTDFSMRYSKATIEGGGMNEQNEVSSADSRLKYAMIYPPIPVGGLTDAEETDDAFNMYNPIVAVYDNDRRQRRVNLNLGLSVGWRPFENAQLKTEVGMDEYHYDDDRFYGPTTYYVKNVPSAENQGLPAIQMQKMLKRAMRNTNTFSYDFKKLLTGNHDLNVLVGQEFINVSQEMLTTVVHGFPRTFTFYDALKLSAQGAANSVDNYLYPDDRLLSFFGRANYSYRSKYLLSVTFRADGSSKFSEGNRWGYFPSVAGAWRISSEDIFSGLRNVFDDLKLRLSYGTAGNNNIPSGQMVQTFDVSTTTWVNGYNSYWAASKTMANPNLKWETTITRNVGLDFTLKNQVLTGTIDLYRNSTKDLLILFPVSGTGYDNQYRNMGETRNQGLEITLNWNAIDKKNFGLSFSGNIGFNRNKIISLGLMENFGAESGWASTEVGTDYWVAVGGSVGKMYGYRLEGTGRYEVSDFEGYNPSTGRWILKEGVPDASAIVGTIRPGSLKLQDVNGDNVVNVSDKTIIGDANPKHTGGFTINARIFDFDLSAMFNWSYGNNIYNANKVEYTSTSKYHGRNMIDIMAEGKRWTNLRPDGTLSNDPEELAAMNANTTMWSPYMSRYIFTDWAVEDGSFLRLGTLTLGYNLPQSIARKAGLQSARIYATGYNVFCITNYSGFDPEVSTRRKTALTPGVDYSAYPRSRMIILGLNLSF; translated from the coding sequence ATGATAAAACTTTTCCAGTTCGTTTTTTTTCTTTTTATCTGCACGATATCGGCTTGGTCCCAGTCACGTGAAGTGAAAGGAACTGTTTTGGATGAAACAGGGGCTCCTTTAGCCGGGGTGACGGTAACCTTGTCTGGTACTAATACTGCCACAGTTTCTGATAATGCCGGCTCTTTTACCATTAATGTTCCGCGTACAGGAACACAACAGCTGGTATTTACTGCTACAGGATTTACCTCACAAACCATTACCGTAACATCTTCTGTAGTGAATGTAGTGATGGCGAGGCATATTGTCACAGGAGATGAAGTGGTAGTAATTGGTTATGGTACTTCTAAAAGAAGGGATCTAACCGGTGCAGTGGCTACTATGTCTGGTAGAGATTTAGCAAAAATTCCCGTTGCCAACCCGTCGGAAGCTTTGAGTGGTAGGTTGGCCGGAGTACAGGTAACCACTACCGAGGGGTCTCCTGATGCGGAAGTAAAAATTAGGGTACGTGGCGGCGGCTCAATTACCGGCGATAACAGCCCACTGCTGATTGTAGACGGCTTTCCTGTAAACTCTATATCGGATATTGCTCCTGGTGATATCGAATCTATCGACGTATTAAAGGATGCTTCTTCCACAGCCATATATGGTTCTCGGGGAGCTAATGGAGTTATCATCATTACTACCAAGAGTGGTAAAGCAGGAAAATTTAGACTGAATTACAACGGTTATGGTGGTTATCGCAAGCTAGCGAATAAACTCACAGTACTCGATCCGCTGGATTATGTAAAATGGCAATATGAACGCGCCTTGTTAGATAATAAGCTGGATGAAACTTTTACTCGTTATTTAGGCAACTGGCAAGATATTGACTTGTATGCAGAAGCGCAGCCCAACGATTGGTTGGAGCAGGTATTTGGACGTATAGGGCATACTATGAACCATAATCTTAGTATGAATGGAGGTAGCGATAAACTTCGTTATGCTGCGAGCTATACCCATATAAGCGACAAAGCTATCATGTTGTCATCAGGATTTACTCGAGATAACCTCACTCTTAAGCTCAATGCTAAACCACATGCTAAAGTAACCACCGACTTCTCGATGAGGTATTCTAAAGCTACCATTGAGGGTGGTGGGATGAACGAGCAAAATGAAGTTTCTTCCGCCGATTCAAGATTGAAGTATGCCATGATTTATCCGCCTATACCTGTAGGAGGACTCACCGATGCGGAAGAAACCGATGATGCGTTCAATATGTATAATCCCATAGTGGCGGTATACGATAATGACCGAAGACAGCGGAGAGTCAATCTGAACCTAGGGCTTAGTGTGGGATGGCGTCCTTTTGAGAATGCTCAGCTTAAGACTGAAGTAGGTATGGATGAATATCACTATGATGATGATCGTTTTTACGGTCCTACTACCTATTATGTAAAAAATGTACCTTCTGCAGAGAATCAGGGGTTGCCCGCTATACAAATGCAGAAGATGCTAAAAAGAGCTATGCGTAATACCAATACTTTCAGTTATGATTTCAAAAAGCTTCTTACAGGCAATCATGATCTGAATGTTTTGGTAGGACAGGAGTTTATTAATGTGAGTCAGGAAATGCTAACAACAGTGGTTCATGGCTTCCCACGCACATTTACATTTTATGATGCTTTAAAATTGTCTGCCCAAGGTGCTGCGAACTCGGTAGATAATTATTTGTACCCTGATGATCGTCTTTTATCGTTCTTTGGAAGAGCTAATTATAGCTATAGAAGTAAATATTTATTGTCTGTAACGTTCCGTGCTGATGGTTCCTCCAAGTTCTCCGAGGGGAATCGTTGGGGATATTTCCCCTCTGTTGCTGGTGCGTGGCGTATTTCTTCAGAAGATATCTTTAGTGGGTTGCGCAATGTGTTTGACGATTTGAAGCTGCGCCTCAGCTATGGTACTGCTGGAAATAACAATATTCCTTCAGGGCAGATGGTGCAGACTTTTGATGTAAGTACCACTACATGGGTAAATGGTTATAACAGCTATTGGGCAGCTTCCAAAACTATGGCAAACCCCAATCTGAAATGGGAAACTACCATTACCCGGAACGTAGGATTGGACTTCACACTCAAAAATCAGGTATTAACCGGTACTATTGATCTATATCGCAACAGCACTAAAGACTTATTGATTTTATTCCCCGTATCTGGAACCGGTTATGATAACCAATATCGTAATATGGGCGAGACCCGTAACCAGGGATTGGAAATTACGTTGAATTGGAACGCTATCGATAAGAAAAACTTTGGATTAAGTTTTAGTGGTAATATAGGGTTTAACAGAAATAAGATTATTTCACTCGGCCTGATGGAAAACTTTGGTGCTGAGTCAGGCTGGGCTTCTACCGAAGTGGGTACCGATTATTGGGTAGCTGTAGGAGGTTCTGTAGGAAAAATGTACGGATATCGCCTAGAAGGTACCGGTAGGTATGAGGTTTCTGATTTTGAGGGTTACAATCCTAGTACAGGACGCTGGATTTTAAAAGAAGGCGTGCCAGATGCCAGTGCCATTGTAGGTACGATCAGACCGGGATCTTTAAAACTGCAGGATGTAAATGGGGATAATGTGGTGAATGTTTCGGATAAAACAATTATCGGAGATGCCAATCCTAAGCATACAGGGGGCTTTACTATCAATGCAAGAATTTTTGATTTTGACTTAAGTGCGATGTTTAACTGGAGCTATGGCAACAATATCTACAATGCTAACAAAGTAGAATACACTTCTACCAGCAAATACCATGGAAGAAACATGATTGATATCATGGCTGAAGGCAAACGTTGGACCAATTTGCGGCCAGACGGGACGCTTTCTAATGACCCCGAAGAGTTAGCGGCTATGAATGCTAATACTACCATGTGGTCTCCTTACATGAGTCGATACATATTTACTGATTGGGCTGTGGAAGATGGAAGCTTCCTAAGGTTGGGTACACTCACGCTGGGGTACAATTTACCACAGTCTATAGCCCGTAAGGCCGGTTTACAAAGTGCACGTATCTATGCTACCGGATATAATGTATTCTGTATTACCAATTATTCAGGTTTCGATCCTGAAGTATCTACGCGCAGAAAAACGGCGCTTACACCGGGTGTGGATTATTCAGCCTACCCCCGTAGCCGGATGATTATACTGGGTTTAAATCTCTCTTTCTAG